The Tenebrio molitor chromosome 5, icTenMoli1.1, whole genome shotgun sequence genome segment CTATCCTTTCGTGCCACTTCGTGAAAATGCGCATGCACCGAAGTGCCGCCAACTTAAAGCTAGGGAGTTTCCTGTCTCCACTGgcatttttttgacttttgcaTTCGCTCGGCAAATTTTGCTCATCAAAAAAATGCCACTTTTAAtcctaataaaacaataatactcGTAATGTGCTAATTTACACATCGGAGATCAATTGCTGCAAATGTTCAGTTTCAAGACTCATTTTATTTGCGTATTGACAAGAATATCATCAAAAGTTTTTGATGATGATTTTGTCTGAACCGGTTCGgagtttttttattcaaatatccAATTTCAAGACTGAGGAATTATTACAACTATTGCAATAGTATGTTACCTAATACGTAATACATATATTGAACAAAATGAGACGTCATATAATAAAAAGTTCCccttaaataaatgtaaaaacgcTTAACtggtaaaatttttcatttaaaaattaattttgttgcaaacttttccttttggtatttcaaaattaattacttattTGATTGTGTGAATTTTGGCACCGTAAAGTTACGCTTGCGCATTTGGACCAAATAATCCGTAAGACGCAACTTATGCAGACATCAATATGTCTGTCTCCCTTGCTCTGTCCACGAACCGTCCATGCAGTAAAATAGGGAAATTAGGGAATGCTCCATATAGGAGTATTAGATATATGGGTGAAAGtcgacaggggatgaacggccatgttttttttaagacactTGGTTCTTGACTGCAGAGTAGTGCCGAAGTACTGTGTATTTTTCTGTGTTCTAATTGCgcgattttagttgtttttttttattgaaccgTGCTAAATGTTGCCGTCCAGCTTCTGTTTTTGAACTAGGTATGTGTTTGGGGTACTAAAATTATTCTGTTTCCCGCGAAATgtagtttaacaataataagacacAAATGGGTAGCACGTGGGTTTGAGATGGTGCcaccatgttttacaaaaatccacaattatctcgaccatccccaCGTATTACGCTTTAAACATTTATAAGCTTGCGAAGGAGTGCAAGGCAGTTTGGttctagctttgcaaattttataaaaacgtACGAACCATGttcctttttttgttgtcaaatcAGGTTTTGCAATTCACTAGCTTTCCTAACAGAAAAAGGGCACCAAGTTTTAGAGTTGGTCTGTGGCTGTCACAATTTTAAGCGCACAGTTAACAGCTGACGTGCGAGTTggcacaccctgtataaatgagtttactacataaagaaggtcttttattgtattgtttctTATTAGATACGCAAGtgttgttctaatttttaaacaatgattTTGCGATATTTTCTAAGTCCGtgaatgtcaaatttaaataacgggCAAAATTATAGGACTTGCGCACAAGTATGGAATGGCCTGGGTCATTTAGCCTCTCGTCTTTACATCTCCTCCGAAAGATGGTATAGTCCTTGTATCTTCGtaaggaattctgacttaagccctaaataaaccgaacaaagaccctacttaaaaaaatgtattgtcatattgtgcctGTCAGTCACTAGACCGtctccgacaaatattttgagtactaccccaggtaatttttttctccggGACCacctagtgattgacaggtacaATATCCCAATCAATTTCTTTAAGTggggtctttgttcggtttatttttgACTTAAGCCAGAATTCCTTACGAAGGTACAAGGACTATAGTGATTTGAGAATCAAcacctaccgcgatgccacttattctgaattatacgggtgatcaaaaatgactgagtctgttggtaacaatgaaatttggcaaatttaaaatttaccaacgaaggttcacttttgtaatagtataaacataacctgcataatgtcatctcaagttaaaaaatccggtcagtgcgtggtcagtgccaattactagacaaaaatcaccagtattttcaattgtttcattgccaacagactcagtcattgttgatcacgctgtacctatgtacagtcgatggacaaataaaactgggacaaaaatgacaatcacataagtcaaaatttacaaatttccatcgtttaattaccgccttatcacaaataggttaactttggtatgacatattatatagacactgacaaatatattgacaattcaatggtctgatttacatagattaaattttaagtgtcccagttttatttgtccaccgaccgtactatagcaccatgcactgctgtcaaatgtcgaaagcagacgcaggtccACTAATTCATTGTCCTGTTCATGGTAAAATGTGAATGagacacttatttaaaaattagaacttcctgtcattgtaaatttttgtaactaataaaatcataatatgaaaaataggtaaataaaaacaaaaaaatatgtccgTATGCAACTAATTATACATTCGATTGCAATAATTGAAGAATATGCAACTTATtatcatgaccaacttcattcataTTCGCTTCGcttctacagggttattctaaatgattgtagtcgaagtaggcgtgaaaactcaatgtaaaatttatggttgccgctccacatcaaaatgatgtgaataagtgagtacgcacgggagttaaattgggtgcaaaacatctcaatttttctggattcaatcgttaatttaacaaaaataaataaaaatctcatcagagcacttttcacctaaaaaatgacagtgacagcgacaaaactgacagttcacatgaaagcggcaaaaatgtaataacatgggcatggcctacttcgactacaatcatttagaataaccctgtatatggcCGTctcaatttaacaaaaatttgttcCCGCAAAGTAGTCCATGAAACGTGCATGActaacttcattaaactatgttatggccattccaattccattaaaatgggCTTCGTATGAAGTATGTCATGGATagtcatagacaaaataagaacatatagaacgcaaactccctatacattttttgggcaCAAAGCGTTTACCGCCATCTCTTATCCTGGTGACGGTgcaaaatcacagcctactggaTGCGTTTAccttttctttgattttttatcattgcaaattttcacaacaaattaaaacgccaACAATAGGTActttctatattttattttcaaccgtCTTTGATACAGttctactttatttttataaatattattcctaAATGCTATCGTTTTCGTATCctatcatttaaaattaaaatttaccccttaatgtaaatgtggttaaatgaattattttaccaataatttcatcttcaattttatttttaagtgaacgaaaaattaacattaggtacttatgtttaaattaccgttgaaattttgctttataaaatttgttacccagtctaggactggtttagaaatctatgaggggcatgatgaccaactcaatagaccaatggcttaacgtgacttccgaatcacgagacagaatatagccttttttttttaatttcgccctgggtcggaatcgaacccgcgattCTCGCGTCCCTGAACCGAAACGGACTcgcttaggctatattctgccaaAATTATGTTACTCAATATAATTTCgaaaatacatattatgaatcttattaacattttttacaaactctaaaaaactcacacttgccactttctgctaaattttagtaTACATCCAAAACTCCTTCCaatgtttttattcaaattttttttttatggaaggaagtgctgtttttttaatccaaaaatttttccaaagtaggtacatattgcgTAAATGTAGGACTGCTTCCTGCGAAAATTTTGTGTGCCCCGGATTTTTGTAAACTCCACAAGCAAGAGGTTTCTCGCAACGTGGGCGAAATGTCCCTCCCTccagattattatcaaagagtttgtcaaaaaagttattgtttttgcagttcccaagtcttcatcatttaggtttgttctacctgttagttaaaatatatattagattattaacaacaatgtTATTAGAAATTACCACAGTTAACTAATAGCGTGATAGTTGAATTAATCATGATTATGACGACTCAAAACTTGAGTTGCATAGCACATCTTTTGGATCTTATCTTATCTTATTCGCCCCACGCTGAATCATAAAGATAAACCTTCACTATATGGTCCAATTTCGCACTTAAAATTTCTTCGTTTACTTCCCAAACCAAATCTTTTGTTATcctataatttctaattcctTTAATAAGATATGGTGTATCAAATAATGGTGTAATCTCTTGGTATTGAAGtacactatcccacctccacccggcggcacggcaattttgccggagtacatacactattacggataatactatcaagtaatactgcaatgcttatcaacataattaccggcgtctcgcctccgcattttgacttttttgaagtattatttttctttcaatttgttgactgttttctatataaattttgcttgattCTCTCAACAACTAATTTAGCAATCTTAGCAGCGGTACTACATTATTTGTGAACGTGACACAGCctcattttgaattacaagatagtgacataaagattgacactgctttgactgatttttagattattgagattactttgattttaaagttttgactttttaaaacatttgcgcCCTCTTGCGGTATGGTGAGGGTGCGCTaaacgattttccaaaaatgtattagggacttttcattctatagtattttattttctctatgtAGATGTCCATCAAATGGGAACATTTGATTGcatgtaaaattcaaaattgaaacggccatatagaagcgaagcgtatatgaatgaagttggtcatgctTATTATACATCTATTTCGGCCCTACGTTAGCGTGTCGCTAGTATCACGCGTCTCCGAAATTTGAATAGATCTAGACAGTCTTACtatgtttaattgtctgtgaattgtaccacagacaattaaactatagtaagactgtcaagtgggattacattttcggggacgcgctcaagtggcgctgcccgagcgttaggccaaactaatgtataacaagttgcatatctgactttctgtatacctagttgcctatttttttttttcaatttgatttaaattgatacttatttaaaaaaaaatagaaacgactaaataagtattaaacattttaatacaaattctaacatatacaacaaattagtagttcattaaacgagtttgtgtataggtaaattgggattttttgagCATGAGTGGGCTAGTTTAAGGAGAGTGAAACTGAATTGAAGGGTAGATCTAGTTCAATAATTTGATCTTGCGTTaacttctaaaatttctggagataattttagaatcgtgcaaaagattttttaattttgaaattgtttttcgctgatTTCGGTCCATGTActtaataaatgtttctagcTTTTGAAGTAAGACTACTAACTTTCTTGCATTCAAGTAGGTACTTGCAGCACACTAGAAGATTTTGTTGGGTATCTATTTTGGGCCTTGGGCATAACAGGAAGGATTAGATTCTCTACAGTGGGATTTTCAGTAATcctagaattttcaatttgttcagctggtctaacattatttattgaagtttgtttgtcttcacgaagaaaaatcgacggcagggcgtatttatggagttttgttttttgagtaaagaaattgttgctaaaatgtttctcgcaaataaaggcagtatctgttttgaagggtggtgcaacatttacctaaagcttctatccatcgtttcctttgttcttctaattttggaaatttaaaattgtgagGGGATGTTTTCTTCCCCTAAGGTCGGGAGGGGTTTGTTCCGAGGATCAGCGGCGAAAATTCACTTTAAACACTGACCGAAATTTAACATGGGCTTTATTGTGGAAAAATACACTAATAATTCGGAATACTGTGCTCGGACTGTGACTTTACACGTCTCTGTTTTCGTGCCGACTGCCTCGTCTCGGCCTCAAGCGCGATGACCAAGGTGGTGTGCTTGGCGAGGTGTTACAGACTCCCCCTCTGGAGTCGACGGGTTGTACTGAGGCGGCTCCAGGAAACTTTTTGGGTCGTCCTCTGGGTCGGACGAGTCGTGTGGGCTGCGGGACTTCGTCACTTGGATCGGGTCTAAACAGAGTAAGATCAGAAACGTGGTATTTTCCGAGTGGGACCTCTGGATTGGTGAGGGAAGCAATTTCGCAGGAAACGGGTGAGGTTCTTTTCGTTACTAGGTAGGGGCCGTCTCTCTTGGGATAAAACTTCGACGTCTTGCCGGCAGCAGCGTTGCTCAGAAAATGTGTCTTAACCAGGACCATGTCCCCTTCCTTGTATTCATGATGAGGTCTCCTTTTCCTGTCGGCTTGTTCTTTGGTTCTGTCTTGAGAATTCTGGAGGGTCTCTCGAGCATCTTCCAAAACCTGGGCGACTTTTAACAAATACGGCGTGACTTCTGGGACGAAATTTTCGTTCTGGACCACGGCACGTAAATCTCTTCGAACTTCTCCCTCAGCGCGCAACTCTCGGGCAAAGGTCAGATAAGCGGGGGTGAAACCGGTAGAAATCGATCTTGCAGAGTTCATTGCGAATCGAATCGACGGAAGTTTATCGACCCACAGATCATGGTGATCCTCTACCAACATGGCTAACTGAGTCTTCAAATCTTTATTCTTGCGTTCAACTGGGTTCGCTTCGGGATGGTAGACTGGAATGACGCTTTGGCTGACTCCGAAGCACTCAGCGACGTACTGCATTACACCACTGACGAATTGAGTTCCGTTGTCGGAAATCATCTTGCGGGGGAAACCATATCGCAGGAACACTTCGTCAATCAACTTTCGAGCGCATGCGACAGAGGTGGCTTCTTTCAGCGGAAATGGCTCAATCCACTTGCTTGCTACGTCTTCTACCATCAGTATCCATCTATACCCTTCAGGTGACTGAGGTAACGGACCAAATAAATCAACGGCAAGGGTCTCGAATCTTTGATAGGGCGGCGGAGTTCTCAACAAACCTTCGGGCTTTAGGTTGCTGCTCTTGTAACGCTGACACTTCAGGCAACCTTTGACATACTTGGATATGTCATGCCTCATACCAGGCCAATAATACTTCGCGGCGATTTTCTGGACCGTCTTTTCTACTCCGTAGTGACCGGCATCGGGACTGTCATggttttctttgaaaattgtcattctTTCACGCTCTGGAATGACCAATTGGGCATTCGTTTGGTCGTCGTCAGGGTCATAGCGGTATAAGATTCCGTTGTTCATTATGAATCCACGATCCATCCAATTTGAACAATTCACTTCATCTCTTCCTTCGAGGCTGTCGATGATCTTCCTAACCTCGGCATAATCATACTGCATCTTCCTCATGTCTCGGGCTGCAAGACGTGGATACTCAATCTCGACGGGACACAGCTCGCAGGATTGATCGGTTTCATCGGGAATGGTAGGACGGGAAAGGATATCCGCTAGAACGTTTGATCTGCCAGGAATGTAGTTTACTTTGATGTCGTAAGGCTGCAACGAAAGAGCCCACCGGGCCAATCTTCCCGTTGGTGACTGGAGAGACATCAACCACCTGAGAGGCTGATGATCGGAGGAGACGATGACTTCGTTGCCTTCTATGTAACCACGGAACTTCTTGCAGGCCCACACTACGGCAAGTGCTTCTCGTTGGGTAGTGTCGTAGTTCCTCTCACTAGGCGTCAGTAATCGGCTCGCATATTCAATTGGTTTCTCCTCAGGGCCCTCCCCCTGGAGCAAAACAGCTCCCAACGCGTAGTTGCTAGCATCCGTCCGAATCTTGAAGGGCAGCGTTTCGTCAGCTTGTCGCAAAACTGGGGCGGTTGTAAGGAACTTCTTCAAATCGTCAAAGGCGGCTTGTTGTCGGGTCGACCAATTCCATGTGGCATTTTTCTTCAAGAGATCCGTCAGTGGTCGAGCAACGTCAGAAAAATCTGGTACAAACCTGCGAAACCAAGAACACATCTGAATGAATGATTTCagttttttgacattgtttGGAGGGATCATCTTCACGATGGCCTCCACTTTGAGCGGGTTCACTCGGATTCCGTCTTTGGTTATCACGTGGCCAAGATAGTTTATACTCTCGCGAGCAAAACAACATTTACTTCGATTAGCGCGTAAACCGAAATGTTTTAACCTTTCGAACACTTGTTTGAGATCACTGATGTGCTTCTGAAAAGATGGCGACACGATGATTAGATCATCTAAGTAGGCCAAAATGGCAATGTCATTCAGTCCGTTCCGGAAGCGATCGATGAGTCTTTGGAACGTCGCACCAGAGTTCTTCAGTCCAAATGGCATTCGTTTGAATCGGAATGTTCCAAACGGTGAGGTGAAGCACGTTTTATCGCGATCGGATTCGCGCACTGAAATCTGCCAATAACCTGACTTCAAGTCGATCGTGGTCATGTACAGCGTTTGTTTGGCCAGATGCAGTAACTCTTCGATTCGCGGTAGTGGGTACTTGTCAGCTTTGGTCACTGAGTTTAGTTTCCTGTAATCGATTCACACTCTCCAGCTGTTGTCGTTTTTGGAAACTAACACTACAGGTGATGCCCATGGTGATTCGCACGGTTCGATTACGTCATCTTTCAACATTTTCtctatttcatttttcagaATCTCTTTCCTTTGCTTTGTCATTTGATATGCAGGCATGGCAATGGGTGCACTTCGTCCAGTATCAATTTTGTGTTCAGCGAAAGGCGTTGGAACTTGACTTGGTCCGAAAATTTCGTCGTATTCGCTTAACAGTCGGTTGAGAGTTCCCTTCTCTTCCTGACTCAGTGTGGTGCCTTCGTTATTTCGGAGAGGTTCGACAGAGAAAACTTTGAGATTTCTTTCTATCTTTTCCTTGAACGAGTTCTCGAATTTCAGATCGTAAGCCTTTTCAAGATCGTCGGAAAATTGCCATTTTTTGTTCGGTACATCGATGATGATTTTTGCATCTTCGACGAAGTCGACGCCTAACAATGTGTCGTTGTCCTTGGCATCGGGAAACACGATGAAGGTGATCGGTATGTGACGACTTTCGACCTTGACCGTTACCGTGGTGTAGAGTACTTCTTTTGACTTTGCAACACCATCAGCTAATGTGACCTTCATTGTCGTTGACAAAAATTCTTGTTTGATCGATTTCATTTTCTGGTACAGACGGTATCCTGCGACACTTTGTTTCGCACATGTATCTACGTAGGCATACCCGTCAAAGTTGCATATGTTGACTAAGAGCAATGGTCTTTCTCTGGGTCGCACTGGACGCATATTCAACTCTGGTTCAACAGGAAAGATATCGAGTGATTGTGCTGAAGACTGGGATTTCGCTCTGCAGTTTGCACAATTGCTTTTTATGACACCTGGTGCACCACATCCGTAACATGAGATTGTAGGCTTGTCGTCAGACGCTTCGGCCTTCACTTTCTGGTCATCGGAGACTTTCTGGGAATTTTGCACGTCAGAGTCTCGTTTCCATTTTCGGCATTCTTTCTTTTCATGTCCAAACTTCTTGCAATATAAGCATCGTGGTCTCTCGGGACGTTTTTGCTTATCATCCGTTTGCGGTGTGTGGCTTGTCTTCACTTCAAGTCTTTCTCGTTCTTCTTCTTCGAAGGTTTCTTCGGCTTCTCTTGCTTTTTGGAGCAATTCATCGAATGTGCGGATCGAGTTGCGCGCGAGTCGTTTTcgaattttgagcgacaataATCCAAAGATCATGTCAATTTGCATTTCATCGGAAATTCCGTACGGCAGTTGTGCGAAAAGGGACCGAGTCTCGCAAATGAATATGTCTGTTTTCTTGGCATTCTGTTCCGTCGCGAAAATTTCACGGAAAATCTGGTGTGCTGGTTTCTTTCTTCCGAAAGCATTACGTAAACGGTTAACGGCGTCAGCGAAAGTTTCTATACTATGTTTGATTCCGTTCCACCACGTGGCGGCCAAATCGGTTAGTAGTATCGCGAAACCTTTTAATGCGTTCGCGTCGGAAACGTTTGCGCAATCTTTAAACACTAGAATGCAGTTGATAAAAGCTTCTAGAGGTGGAATTATTTCAGAAGAACACCCCGTGACACTATCACGTGGTCTGCGCCAAGAACGTGTTTTGgtacgattttattttgttgtcaGAAACAGTGTCTCGCATGTTTTTCTCCACATTTTCGCAGCGTTTAGTCTTCCTTCAAGTATTTCATCGATTTCTGACAATAGTGTAATGTAAAACTGTCTTGTTCAAGACACATTCTTgtgaatttttctaaaaactgtgagttaaatattatgttttgtgaggttatggtcaatttttatatcgTTTGTTGTTAGCTTAAAAAATGTCTCAGACTGCTTACAATGGCAACATCTTCATCAAAAAAACTTGGTATCAAGGGCAAAGTGATACACAGTCAAGGGCGAGAAATAATTTccaacattaaattttatgcaGGAAGCTGCGAATGGAACAACTTTAATTTCGTTGGCAAATTTCAAAGCAAGGCTTATTGCAGCTACGAAAATATCCTAAAGTTGGTATCGACGGATCGCCAAGGAGGCCGCAGACGTTGCATCAGGTGCAGTTCCTTGTTTTTCGACACCAGGTAAAAACAGAAAACGTGACTGTCCCAAAAGCAAACTGTGTGATGGGGAAATGGAGACTATTCGTTCAATTATATCTACATTACTTTTatataagtgaaaaaaagcaGCCAACGTTGAAAGGTTTGTAGTTCTACTTTAAAAAACGATCACTacaaagttatgtttttttgtgtaGGGATTGTCAAAAAGATCCAAGACTCTGGGTTGTCATTTGGTGGAAGTCTAACAACACTTTCACGAGTACTTAAGAAGATGGGATTTCGGTAATCTTTCGATATGTTGGCTTGTATgcagtaacaaataaaaatatttatttgcagtTGGAAAACAATGGCAGacaaaaggaaaattttactaGAGTCCTATGACATACGTGCCAAACGGATTCAATATTTAAAGCAGTTGCAACGTTATGTTCATGAGGAAAGACCAATTGTCTATACTGATGAATCCTACATCCATAGCTCCCATTCACAATCAAAACGTTGGACAGATGATAGTGTATTGGGATTGAAAAAGCCACTTTCCAAAGGAAAACGTTTAATtatgataaattttaaaacagaatcgcaccaattgCTTCCTACCACAacgtgaaaattgaaaaagatcCTAATTCTACATTCTAATACAAGAAAACAGGTGATGATTGATTGGCTGGTGGAACGAAATCTAACCCATGACACAACTCACACTAAACCAGAATTATGCGGCataataaaacaacataaaacTAGAAGTCCGAGGTACAAATTAGATACACTGCTGCATGAACACGGACATAACGTATTGCGATTGCCACCCTACCATCCGTAATTCAAtccgattgaaaaaatatgagCTATTGTGAAGAACTGGGTTGCTGCAAGAAACACAACTTTTAAAATTGCAGATGTGGAGGACTTGGCACGACAAAAATTTGATTCCGTTACTAGTGAAACGTGGTCGTCAGTTTGTGAACATTTGTTGATGAGTATTTGGTAAAAGAACATATTATGGACCATCTTCAGGATGAAATGGAGTTTATGGTAAATACAGGAGATTCAGATAAAGAATCATCTATTTGTAGTGAATCAGACGATGATTACAGTGATGTCTGGGGAAGTAGAAGTTGTATCATAAATGATTAGAGTCCGCCCATTAtaagagtaaaaaatattgtaaaaagaGTTTAATCATCATAAAAAGGGATATCCAGTATTCACTGTCTGTATTATCATGTTCACTTTCACTGAATTCGTCAGAGTCACCAGTATTTACGGTGAAAATTAATTCGTCCGATGCTTGATCATACATATGTTCTTTCTGCAAGTATTCCGCAACAATCTTGTCAACATGTTCGCAAATTTGAGCCTTTGAATAGCTCTTTAGGTTTATCtccttgaaaaaattacatccTGTACATTTATTTTGGACGAAGAATAAATCCTTGTTTTCTATACAAACTTTTTATCGTTTTCTTATCCGAAAACATATGGTATGCTGTGCGATAACTCACTAATGTTTAACTAGCTGTTCTTGCAATAAAATCATTAGATACAAATATTAGTtgttatttcaattaaattccCTTATTTCCATCCTACACGATACGCCAATGGATTCACGCGCAGGAAAAGGCCACGCCTCTTGATGACGTACATGTTCTTCTGAAATAATTCTACCTCTACGTCGGCGGAGGGGCTTCCGTCAAAGCGATGGCTGCAATTTGTGAACGAGCCTACCTGATGTGTAGAGCTACCTTGGAACGTTTCGTTGTGGTTCTCGGAATTCTGGCGAGTCGCAGCTGCAGTTGCTGACGTCGTGACTGCTTCGAGTAATTCTCGGAACTGGGCGTTGGTCAAGGTAATGTTGCTTACTGCAGGGGCCGT includes the following:
- the LOC138130409 gene encoding uncharacterized protein — translated: MPNGGHGLDSARGAEETAPAVSNITLTNAQFRELLEAVTTSATAAATRQNSENHNETFQEAFINCILVFKDCANVSDANALKGFAILLTDLAATWWNGIKHSIETFADAVNRLRNAFGRKKPAHQIFREIFATEQNAKKTDIFICETRSLFAQLPYGISDEMQIDMIFGLLSLKIRKRLARNSIRTFDELLQKAREAEETFEEEERERLEVKTSHTPQTDDKQKRPERPRCLYCKKFGHEKKECRKWKRDSDVQNSQKVSDDQKVKAEASDDKPTISCYGCGAPGVIKSNCANCRAKSQSSAQSLDIFPVEPELNMRPVRPRERPLLLVNICNFDGYAYVDTCAKQSVAGYRLYQKMKSIKQEFLSTTMKVTLADGVAKSKEVLYTTVTVKVESRHIPITFIVFPDAKDNDTLLGVDFVEDAKIIIDVPNKKWQFSDDLEKAYDLKFENSFKEKIERNLKVFSVEPLRNNEGTTLSQEEKGTLNRLLSEYDEIFGPSQVPTPFAEHKIDTGRSAPIAMPAYQMTKQRKEILKNEIEKMLKDDVIEPKLNSVTKADKYPLPRIEELLHLAKQTLYMTTIDLKSGYWQISVRESDRDKTCFTSPFGTFRFKRMPFGLKNSGATFQRLIDRFRNGLNDIAILAYLDDLIIVSPSFQKHISDLKQVFERLKHFGLRANRSKCCFARESINYLGHVITKDGIRVNPLKVEAIVKMIPPNNVKKLKSFIQMCSWFRRKMPHGIGRPDNKPPLTI